ATGGCGAACAAAAAGCAAAAGAAACAAAAGAAAGAATTAATCTCCTCCGGAATTTTATCGGTTATCGTGAATATCCCAAATACGGGATGATTAACCGTTATTTTGTTTATAAGCAGGCTCTGCTGAAAGAAGCCGAGCAGCTTTTAAAAGCCGGCGTTATTGATGAATCAGAAGATATATACTATTTGACGTTTGAAGAACTTCACGAAGTCTTGCGCACACATAAACTGGATTACCAAATCATCAGCAAGCGAAAAGAAGAGTACAAATTATATGAAAAGCTAACGCCTCCGCGTGTGATCACGTCTCAAGGTGAAATTATTACAGGTGCGTACAAACGAGAAAACCTCCCGCCCCAAGCAATTGTAGGTTTACCGGTTTCTTCCGGAGTGATAGAAGGGCGCGCGCGCGTCATTTTAAACATGGAAAAAGCTAATCTATCAGATGGAGATATATTAGTCACTTCCTTTACCGACCCTAGCTGGACCCCGTTATTCGTAGGGATAAAGGGGCTTGTTACGGAAGTTGGGGGACTGATGACTCACGGCGCAGTCATTGCCCGCGAATACGGATTGCCAGCGGTTGTCGGAGTAGAGAATGCTACTCGGCTAATAAAAGACGGTCAGCGAATTCGCGTACATGGAACAGAAGGGTATATTGAAATACTGTAAAAGCCAAAAATACTTGCACTATTTTATCTAATTAATAGATGAAGATTTGTCTAGATTTCTTTGCGCATCTTCAGTTCATACAAAAAGGCAGGCCACAATGGTCTGCCTTTTTTATATTGGTAGCAAAGTAGATTGAAACGTCAAATGCTGACTTTTTTCGTAGCTGTCTGCTGCACATGCTCCATAAACAGTTTAAACAAGTTCAGCATTGAAATATGTTCTTTTGCCATCATTTCTGGATGCCACTGGACGCCGACTACAAATTGATTTCCTTGTTTTTCAATGGCTTCAATGACTCCGTCTTTTGCCCATGCGGAAACTTCAAAGCCTGGCGCTACGTCTTTAATCGCTTGATGGTGAAATGAATTAATAAGAGCTTGATTACCGTAAAGGTCATGTAGGCGTGTTCCGTCTTTAATCATGATGGAATGAGAAGGGTCGCTTGTATTGTTGTATTGATCATGTTTGATAAATGACTCTTTAATGTCTGACATGTCTTGATAAAGCGTGCCGCCGTAAGCAACGTTTAAAATTTGTAAACCGCGGCAAATCGCTAATACCGGTTTTCCTTGATCAATCACATGCTTTAACAATAGCTGTTCAGACTGATCTCGTGCTAAAAAAGGTGAACCTGTTTTTGTTGTCGGTTCTTCACCGTATAAAAGGGGATTGACGTCTTGTCCACCTGATAAAATCAACCCGTCTATACTTTCTGCCTGCGCTTTAATCATTTCTTCATCTTCTAGTACTGGCAAGATAAAAGGAACTCCGCCGCTGAGCGCTGTTGATTCGATATAGTCGTTATTCACATACGCTCGCTTATAGCCTGGAAAGCGTCCTCCTTGATCCACAATAATGCTTCCTGATATACCAATTAAAAATCCCACTGTTGTTTTCTCCTTTTTTGTTAAATTACCATTTCTTAAGATGTTTTTTCTTTTTTACTGCGTTGATAAAGTGTTTTCAATCGCTTGCTTTATAAGAAATAAATGGTTCTTTTATTCAACTATTATACATATATACCATATTTATTTAATAGAAAATGGTATAATAGCCTCTGTGTGTCAAAAATACTAATTGCCAAAGGTAGAAGGTAGTGCTACAATTGTTCACATTCCTACTATTCTTCTTATTATAGTCGGATTAAAATTTTATACAAGGAAATAGGAGTGATTTTAGTGAAAAGGACTTATTTACTTTTCATCTCTCTTTTAATCATTGTCCTCATGGTAGCAGGGTGCAGTGGTAACGCAAGTAAAAATACTTCAAGTGAAAAAGAAGGAAAAGAAGGCGGAACGCTAAACGTCGCGTCTCAAAGTGAGCCAGCAACGCTAGATGCTCAAATCACTGGGGACTCAGATGTAAAAGATGCAACGCGCAGTATCTATGAAGGGTTAATGATTTTAGACGACAAAGGAAATCCTAAGCCTGACTTAGCGTCTAAAGTAGATATTAGCGATGATAAAAAAACATACACGTTCCAATTAAGAAAAGGGGTTAAATTCCATAACGGTAAAGAAATGACTGCAGATGACGTTGTCGCTTCTATTAACCGCTGGATTAAGCTATCATCCCTTGGGAAAACAAACTTCTCTGGTGCTGAAATGACAAAAGCCGGTGATTATACGGTAGAGCTTCATTTACCATCACCAAATGTTAACACGCTATCTTTATTAGCTGATCCAATCCCCGCAGCAGCTATTTTACCAAAAGAAGTCGTTGACAATGCATCTGATGAAGGGATCAAAGACTACATAGGAACAGGTCCATATAAAGTAAAAGAGTGGAAGAAAAATCAATATCTTTTATTAGAAAAATTTAAAGATTATTCTTCGAAAGGCCGCGAAGTTAAGAAAACTCCTCACGTTGATGAAATTAAGATTAGTTTCGTAAGCGATGAGTCAACTAGGATTTCTGGTATTACAACCGGACAATTTGACGTTGCGCTATCTGTATCAAGCGATAATGCCAAACAAGTTGAAGGCAGTCAAAATGCAAAAGTAGAAACATCACCAGGCGGATTTATGGGACTTTTCTACAACGCAGATAAAGGCGTCTTTAAAGACATCAATGCGCGAAAAGCAGTTAACGCAGCTCTTAACTCAAAAGATATCTTAGACAGTTCTTACGGAAGCTCAGATTATTACAAGCTTTCTTCATCCATTGTGAACAAAGAGTATCCAAACTACTACAGTACAGCTGGAAAAGAAGAATATAACCAGCATGATAAGAAAAAAGCAAAAGAATATTTGAAGAAATCTGGTTATAACGGAGAAGAAATTCGCTTAATGGCGTCTCGTGATTACCAAGATCAATACAATACAGCTGTTGTGGTTCAACAAGAATTAAAAGACATTGGTATGAATGTAAAATTAGAAGTATACGACTGGGCGACATTCAGCGATAAAATGAGTGATACAAACCAATGGGACATCTATCCTGTTGACTGGAATGCTCGTTCTACCATCTTCCAAGGATTCTGGACGACAAAAGGTACATCAGTTGAAAAATCAATGGACTACTTAAACAAAATTAAAGCTGCTCCTTCTGTTAAAGAAGCTCGCGGTGACATTGATGCCATCCAGCAATACGTATGGGACGAGCTTCCGTTCACACTTATTGGTCATAAAGTGAACATCAATGCCGTTTCTAACAATTCAAAAGGCTATGAGTATAATTTAGGTCCAATTTTCTACAATATGAGTTTAACAAAATAATATCTTATTATTCTAGTAAACAGAGGGCTTATGCTCTCTGTTTTAGAAAGGAGTTTACGATGGGAGCTTATACACTTAAGAGACTTTTTGCACTAATTCCTGTTTTATTCATTGTATCTATTGTTGTGTTCTTAATTACACGCTTAACGCCTGGGAGTCCCGCAGCAATCATTTTAGGACAAGGCGCAAGTCCGGAACAAATTGCAGCGCTAAGCAAAGAAATGGGATTGGATGAGCCTGTTGTCAATCAATACTTTATCTGGCTATCTAACATCTTTCACGGAGATTTTGGTTATTCCTACTTTTTAAATAAACCTGTGCTCGGGGCAATTTGGGATAACGTAGGTCCTACGGTTTCTCTAGCTATACTTGCGCAAATTTTTGGCGTGGTGTTTGCTTTACTATTTGGTATATATGCAGCTAAACATAAAGGAACGATTCGTGATGAAAGCATTATGGGAGCCAGCCTTTTAGGTATCTCTATTCCTAGCTTTCTTCTCGGTTCATTCCTTATTTTGCTTTTTGCTGTACAGCTTCGAATTTTCCCTGTTTCAGGATACGTTCCGTTAAATGCCGGATTATTTGAATACTTAAAGTATTTAGTTTTACCAACGATTACGCTTGGAGCGATTCAAGCTGCATTAATTACGCGTATGACGCGTTCATCTTTACTCGATACCATTTCTGAAAACTTTGTTAAAACGGCAAAAGCAAAAGGATTAAATGAACGCACAATTATGCTTAAGCATACGCTGCGCGTGAGTTTTTTACCGATTTTAACAGTTATCGGAGAATCATTTGCGGGACTTGTGACCGGAGCGGCAGTAACAGAATCATTATTTAACATCCCGGGATTAGGTCAGCTGATTGTTTCATCAATTGAACGCCGAGATTACGCGCTTATTCAAGGAGCTGTACTTTTAATTACGGTTGCTTACGTGGTCATCAATTTAGTTGTTGATTTGCTGTATGCCGTGATCGATCCGCGTGTACGCAATTCTTATCATGATTAAAGGAGGGTGATGAATGTGAACGCACAACAAAATACAGAGACCATTTCAGTAACTTCAAAGAAAAAAAGAAACCCAGCGGCAGCGCGTTTCTTCTCAAATCGTTTGCTAGTAAGAGGAGCGATACTTATTTTATTATCTATTTTGATTGCTGTTTTTGCTCCGCTCATTTCTCCTTTTGGCAGTTTACAAATCGACCCTGCAAATCGATTAGCACCGCCTTCAAGCACGCACTGGTTTGGAACGGATAACTTTGGGCGAGATGTATTTAGTCGGACAATGTACGGCGTCAGAATATCGTTAATGATTGGAGCCGCAGTAACGATTATTGCTACTGTACTTGGTTTAATCGTTGGACTTTTATCTTCTTATTATAAAATTCTTGATTATATTTTAATGAGAATTTGTGACGGCTTGTTTGCTTTCCCGTCTATTTTACTAGCAATTGCCATCATGTCTGCTTTAGGACCTAAAACAAGCAATGTTATTATCGCACTGAGCCTTGTATTTATTCCTTCGATTGCGAGAATTGTTCGTTCAGCTGCGCTTGTTGTAAAAGAAAAAACATTTATTGAAGCGCTAAAAGCTCAAGGAGCAAGCTCACTTCGAATCATTTGTTTTCATATGGCACCAAACGTCTTATCGCCTTTAATCGTTCAAGTAACATACGTGTTTGCCGTGACGATTTTAACAGAGGCTTCGCTAAGCTTTTTAGGAGCCGGAATTCCTGCGCCAACACCAAGCTTAGGAAATATGCTGTATGACGGAAAGCTTGCGATTTACAACGCGTGGTGGATGACCGTGTTTCCGGGTGTATTTATCATTTTAATTGTACTTGGCCTTAATTTATTTGGTGACGGTCTGCGCGATTGGTTAAATCCGAAAAACGTAATGCTGAAGAAAAGGAGGAAAAAACGTTGAGTAACGCCCTTTTAAAATTAGAAGACTTACAAGTAACTTTTACAACGTATAGCGGAGAAGTAACGGCTGTTGACAATGTATCTCTTCAATTAAATAAAGGAGAAGTATTGGGCATTGTCGGTGAATCCGGATCTGGAAAAAGCGTAACGTCCGAATCTATTCTTCAGTTATTAGATGAAGACCTAACAAGCTACGATGGTAAGATTTTGTTTGAAGGAAAAAACTTATTAGACATGTCTTCAAAGCAAATTCAAAAGCTAAGAGGAAACGAAATCTCAATGATTTTCCAGGATCCCATGTCGTCATTAAATCCCGTTATGCCAATTGGAAAACAAATTGCTGAAGTGATTCGTCTGCATCAAAAAGTCTCTAAAAAAGAATCGCAAAAGAAAGTCGTAGAGCTTTTAAGACTAACTGGCATTCCGTCTCCAGAGCAGCGAGCAAAAGAGTATCCGCATGAAATCTCGGGAGGAATGAGGCAGCGCATTATGATTGCGATGGCTTTAGCCTGCGAGCCGAAGCTTCTTATTGCCGATGAGCCAACAACGGCTTTAGACGTAACCATTCAAGCGCAAATCCTTGATCTTATGATGGATTTAAAAGACAAGCTCAACATGGGCGTGCTGTTCATCACCCATGACTTAGGCGTTGTCGCTAATATTTGTACAAAAGTAGCCGTGATGTATCTAGGACAAGTGATGGAAGAAACGGACGTTAAAACGCTGTTTTCAAAGCCGCTTCATCCTTATACAATGGGCTTAATTAAGTCGGTTCCTCACTTAGATGGCGACAGAACACAAGAACTTTCGTCCATTCCCGGAACCGTTCCGCCGCTTTCAAACGTGCCAGATGGCTGTCGTTTTGCACCAAGATGCCCGTTTGCAACGGAAAAATGCCATAAAGAAGTGCCTGTTTTAGAGCATGCCGATGAGACGCATCGCGTTCGATGCTGGCACTATGAAAAAATTCAAGAAGGAGAGGTTGCGTATGTCTAGTGAAGCAAAGCAGCAAAGCGTGAGGCCCTTGCTTGAAGTTCGCAACCTGCAAAAATACTATCCGGTTCGTTCTGCTTTAGGAAAAGCGAAGGGACAAATCAAAGCGGTCCAAGATGTATCCTTTGACATTTATGAAGGCGAAACGTACGGATTAGTAGGTGAATCTGGCTGCGGAAAGAGTACAGCAGGGCGCACGCTTTTAAAATTAGTAGAACCAACAGGCGGAGAAGCACAGTTTAATGGAGAAAGTATTTTCGAATCCAAAGCATCACGCTTACGAACCATTCGTAAAGATTTGCAAATGATTTTCCAAGATCCGCATACTTCCCTTAACCCAAGGAAAAAGATTGGAGCTTCCATTCAAGAAACATTAACAATTCATAATGTAGGCGCAAAAAGCGAGCGAAAGCAGCTTGTCATTGAGTTATTAAAAAAGCTTGGTTTTAACGAAGAAGATTACAACCGCTATCCGCACGAATTTTCAGGCGGTCAGCGCCAGCGTATAGGCATTGCACGTTCATTGATTTTGAATCCAAAGCTCATCATTTGTGATGAGCCGGTTTCAGCGCTGGACGTATCCATTCAAGCCCAAATCTTAAACTTACTGCGCAGCTTGCAAAGAGAAATGAAGCTTTCATATCTCTTTATCTCCCACGATTTAAGCGTCGTAAGACATATTGCAGACCGCGTGGGCGTGATGTATTTAGGAAGATTAGTAGAAGAAGGACCAACAGATGAGATTTTTTCAAACCCTCGTCATCCTTACACAAAACTTCTTTTATCATCTGTCCCAGCGATTAACGAACATGAAAAACGTGAAAAAATTGAGGTTAAAGGTGAAATTCCTTCTCCTCTTAATCCACCTTCAGGCTGTGCGTTTCATAAAAGATGCCCGTTCGCATTTGACCGCTGCATGAAAGAAACACCTGAAGATACAGTGATTGATAGCAAGCATAAAGTAAAATGTCATCTATATAGTTAAGGTGAAAATCTGTAGCGATAGAGAAAACAAACATATTGATGCAGCAGCATAATTGAATGAATAGAAATGAAAAAGTCACTAGTACATCTAGTGGCTTTTTTCTTTGAAAACATTGGGTTCCAAGGGTAGTGAAAAGTCATTATTTAGCATATTAGATTCATTTTTATATAAAAAACGAATATTTTAACGATAATATAGTTCTATAAATATACATAAAAAGGGGTTTTTATATGAAAAAGGGATCTTTTGTTTTGGGAATTTCACTACTGTTATGTGTAGGTAGCTTAACCGGGTGTAGTTTTTCAGATGAAAAGGAAGCCGCTACAAGCACTCAAGAAACCAAGGAGAACGCAACAAAGAAAAACGTAGAAGCAATCAAGAAAGTAACGAAGCAATCAAGAAAAAAGAGCCTCAAGACAATGCTACAGAAGAGTCGGATAAAAAAACAAATAAAGTCACAGAAAAAGAGAAAGACTCCTCAAAACCAGGGGATAAACAGAAAGAAGATTCTACGCAAGCAGCAGATAAAACTGAATCAGCGCCTAGTCAAGTTGACTGGGGTAGCACGTGGAGCAGAAATATTGATACAGACCCCGCTGGAATAGATATTACTAATTTAAAAGGCGACACGTTTAAGTTCAAATTAAACGCAAATCATTTTGACAACCCAGAAGATGTTAGTACTGGAATTGTGAGTGCAGGGGATGTGGAAGGAACTGCAAAGATTAAAGGAAATGTCGCTACTCAAATAACGGATGATATAGACGGTGGTTGTATGATTACGATGACTAACTATACAAGTTATATAAAAGTTGATTATCAGCCAAGCTGTACCAGTTCTGGTGGAGGAATAGGCGTTTACTATGATGGAAAATATCAAAAAGGAAGTATGTCGGAAACACCTCAGATAAAAGCAAAAAGAACAGATGATGCTGAGGATTCACAACAAAATCCACAAGGTAGCGAAAAATCTGCTGCTGAAGACGCACCAGCCGAGGATACGCAAACATTACTGACTCACGAACAAGCGGAGGAGTTAGTTAGAAAACAACAAGGTTATTCTATTAATGATCCGGTACACATTGTTGTTTATGACCACGATGATGAGGATGGGAATTATGTTATCCACGATCTTGAAGATGTAAAAGACGACCCTAATACACCTTACAGCGAAGCACACGAAGCTACCTATGGATGGTACTCAGTAAATCCTAAGACAGGTGAAATTATTGATTTACTTAATGATGCATATTAAACAAGAAGTTTTGCCTATTGACTTGTTTTTTGTGTTAAAGAAGGAAGGTCTATGTTGCCTCTAACTATTTAATTACGGCATTTATTCTACAAGTTATTCCTTAGATAAAGCCTTTGTTTTCTTTTAGAAAAGAAATTTTTGTGACATAGGGGCGGGTGATATTAAAAAAAGTTTAGTGCCTTACGACCAATGATTGTATCACGATAAGATAGATGAATGGCCCTTTTTAACCTACCTATCCTAATATATGGAGATATGAAAACAAAACGTGTTATGATGGTATCGGTGATAATTATGGGTAAAAAAGCAGACAAAACGAACGTAATGCGAATTTTAGATCAGAAAAAAATTGAGTACAATTATTATTCTTATGAAACTAAAAATCTGAGTGGAGTACAGGTAGCTACTTCGCTCGGAGAGGATCTTGCTAAAGTCTTCAAGACACTTGTGACCGTTGGAAAATCAAAAGAACATTATGTCTTCATGGTACCGGTTGAAAAGGAGCTTGATTTAAAGAAAGCGGCAAAAGCAGCTGGTGAAAAATCCCTAGAAATGATTCCTCAAAGAGAGCTGTTGCCTCTGACAGGATATGTTCACGGAGGGTGTTCTCCTATCGGGATGAAAAAGCAGTTCACAACCTTCATTGACTCTACGGCAGAAGACTGTGAAACGATTTACTTTTCAGGCGGGCGTGTAGGTCATCAGATACAGCTACCACTAAGTGACTTATCAAAAGTAATTCGTATACGTCCGGCAGACATCACAAAAGATAGTTAAAATGTAGTTCCCTTGAGCGAAACGCACTTAGACATAAGCGTTTCGCTTTTTTAGTTGGTTTAATTACTGTTGGAATAACAAAAACAAAAGTAAAAAGACAGAAAAAATGATATTATATAGTTAATATATGGAAACTTTATAAAAAGGATAGGAGGAGGACAAAAATGATTAAATCAATTATTGGTGGGTTCATTTTATCTTTTATACTTTTAGTAGCATGTACAATAGCTAACGTAAATTCAGAAACAGTACTTTTCACCGCTTTCATTATATTAGTGGGGCTAGCTCTTATCATATCTGGAGCAGCTGTAAGCGGTGATCGAATGAGAGCTAACCTTTCCACAGAATCAAAAGCAGACAAGAAGTGGAGAATAACAAATTCTATAAACCTTATGTTAGCTGCCGCTCCAGTTCTCGGGGTATTTCTTCTCATTCATTACTTTGTATAGTTTATTCTTCGACATGTAAGAGCAACCCGCAAGGTCCTAAAAAACAAACTAATTATTCATAAGATAATAGCGAAAAGAGGTGCTAGGATGAAAGAAATCACTTCAACTATGGTGAACCCGACAATAAAAAAGCTGTTATCTTATGCAACTTTAGAAGAGAAGGTTGATGGAGAGTATAAAAAATACACGTGTTTGCCAAGTCGGAAATTATATAGTATTGAAGTAAATGGAGACACAGTTAGCTGTATAGGAGTTAAATTTCTTAACGCCAAGGAAGCTGTTATAAAACATATAGCTGTTTTACCAAAAGAGAGAGGGAAAGGAATAGGAAGCAGCATCATTCGCTTTCTTTGTAAGAACTATGATATACATTCTATTTTTGCTGAGACAGATAAAGAGGCAGTAAACTTTTATTCTAAGTTTGGCTTCCAAATAACAAGTTTAGGTGAAAAATATCCCGGAGTGGAGCGATTTTTGTGTGAATTTAAAGTTAAATGAGATAAATTTTGGATTGCAAGAAAAAGAGAGCTGCAAGATGACCAATAACGAAAGCAAATAAAAGGCATTCAAAATATGATATAATACATTTAGCAGCTCCTTATATTTATAGGGCTAAAATTACATACAACTTAACATCAAAGAAGCTAAAGGCCGAGAGTAAAAGAATATTAATTACCGAACAAATATGTTTTGTTTGCGATAACAAAAAGCCTCTAGAAAGAGGCTTTTCTTTATAAAAAAGATTGACAGAATATTTCAATATCATTTTATTTTGGTTCTTGAAATTCCAATACCTTAAGAAATACATAATAATAAAAGACATTTTTCATCTACTTAACTAAAGGTTTTTTAAAAGGAGACAGCTATATCTTATGTATGTTACACTCCGCCCGTTTTGTTTTATTTTATCTATTATCTTATTTCTAGCTTATCTTCCGGTTTCTGTAAAAGCAGAAACTGTACCCAATAAAAAAGCAAATTACGCAGCCGAAAAAAATACATACCGCATTGCTGGAGAAAAACATCTTGCGCCTTTTTCTTACGTGAACGATGAAGGAGTATTTACTGGTTTTAGTATTGATATGCTCAATCAAATAGCGAAAGAAGAGAATGTGAAATTTACATATATTCCAATGGATCTTTATCAAGCAACAAAAGCACTGCAAGAAGGTAAAATTGATGCCATTATGGGCTTGGAGTATTCGGCTAATCAAAATCAAGTGTTTAAGTTTTCCGATCCATATTTTACGATGGCAGATGCCGTAGTCATTCCAAACTCATTAAAATCCTCGGTTACATCTTTAACCGATTTACGAGGCAAAACAGTTGCCATGCGGGAAGATAAAATCTCC
The genomic region above belongs to Priestia megaterium and contains:
- a CDS encoding ABC transporter permease, yielding MNVNAQQNTETISVTSKKKRNPAAARFFSNRLLVRGAILILLSILIAVFAPLISPFGSLQIDPANRLAPPSSTHWFGTDNFGRDVFSRTMYGVRISLMIGAAVTIIATVLGLIVGLLSSYYKILDYILMRICDGLFAFPSILLAIAIMSALGPKTSNVIIALSLVFIPSIARIVRSAALVVKEKTFIEALKAQGASSLRIICFHMAPNVLSPLIVQVTYVFAVTILTEASLSFLGAGIPAPTPSLGNMLYDGKLAIYNAWWMTVFPGVFIILIVLGLNLFGDGLRDWLNPKNVMLKKRRKKR
- a CDS encoding GNAT family N-acetyltransferase; the protein is MKEITSTMVNPTIKKLLSYATLEEKVDGEYKKYTCLPSRKLYSIEVNGDTVSCIGVKFLNAKEAVIKHIAVLPKERGKGIGSSIIRFLCKNYDIHSIFAETDKEAVNFYSKFGFQITSLGEKYPGVERFLCEFKVK
- a CDS encoding ABC transporter substrate-binding protein, with protein sequence MKRTYLLFISLLIIVLMVAGCSGNASKNTSSEKEGKEGGTLNVASQSEPATLDAQITGDSDVKDATRSIYEGLMILDDKGNPKPDLASKVDISDDKKTYTFQLRKGVKFHNGKEMTADDVVASINRWIKLSSLGKTNFSGAEMTKAGDYTVELHLPSPNVNTLSLLADPIPAAAILPKEVVDNASDEGIKDYIGTGPYKVKEWKKNQYLLLEKFKDYSSKGREVKKTPHVDEIKISFVSDESTRISGITTGQFDVALSVSSDNAKQVEGSQNAKVETSPGGFMGLFYNADKGVFKDINARKAVNAALNSKDILDSSYGSSDYYKLSSSIVNKEYPNYYSTAGKEEYNQHDKKKAKEYLKKSGYNGEEIRLMASRDYQDQYNTAVVVQQELKDIGMNVKLEVYDWATFSDKMSDTNQWDIYPVDWNARSTIFQGFWTTKGTSVEKSMDYLNKIKAAPSVKEARGDIDAIQQYVWDELPFTLIGHKVNINAVSNNSKGYEYNLGPIFYNMSLTK
- a CDS encoding ABC transporter ATP-binding protein, translated to MSSEAKQQSVRPLLEVRNLQKYYPVRSALGKAKGQIKAVQDVSFDIYEGETYGLVGESGCGKSTAGRTLLKLVEPTGGEAQFNGESIFESKASRLRTIRKDLQMIFQDPHTSLNPRKKIGASIQETLTIHNVGAKSERKQLVIELLKKLGFNEEDYNRYPHEFSGGQRQRIGIARSLILNPKLIICDEPVSALDVSIQAQILNLLRSLQREMKLSYLFISHDLSVVRHIADRVGVMYLGRLVEEGPTDEIFSNPRHPYTKLLLSSVPAINEHEKREKIEVKGEIPSPLNPPSGCAFHKRCPFAFDRCMKETPEDTVIDSKHKVKCHLYS
- a CDS encoding DUF5316 family protein, translating into MIKSIIGGFILSFILLVACTIANVNSETVLFTAFIILVGLALIISGAAVSGDRMRANLSTESKADKKWRITNSINLMLAAAPVLGVFLLIHYFV
- a CDS encoding ABC transporter permease; this encodes MGAYTLKRLFALIPVLFIVSIVVFLITRLTPGSPAAIILGQGASPEQIAALSKEMGLDEPVVNQYFIWLSNIFHGDFGYSYFLNKPVLGAIWDNVGPTVSLAILAQIFGVVFALLFGIYAAKHKGTIRDESIMGASLLGISIPSFLLGSFLILLFAVQLRIFPVSGYVPLNAGLFEYLKYLVLPTITLGAIQAALITRMTRSSLLDTISENFVKTAKAKGLNERTIMLKHTLRVSFLPILTVIGESFAGLVTGAAVTESLFNIPGLGQLIVSSIERRDYALIQGAVLLITVAYVVINLVVDLLYAVIDPRVRNSYHD
- a CDS encoding gamma-glutamyl-gamma-aminobutyrate hydrolase family protein, which encodes MGFLIGISGSIIVDQGGRFPGYKRAYVNNDYIESTALSGGVPFILPVLEDEEMIKAQAESIDGLILSGGQDVNPLLYGEEPTTKTGSPFLARDQSEQLLLKHVIDQGKPVLAICRGLQILNVAYGGTLYQDMSDIKESFIKHDQYNNTSDPSHSIMIKDGTRLHDLYGNQALINSFHHQAIKDVAPGFEVSAWAKDGVIEAIEKQGNQFVVGVQWHPEMMAKEHISMLNLFKLFMEHVQQTATKKVSI
- the ybaK gene encoding Cys-tRNA(Pro) deacylase, giving the protein MGKKADKTNVMRILDQKKIEYNYYSYETKNLSGVQVATSLGEDLAKVFKTLVTVGKSKEHYVFMVPVEKELDLKKAAKAAGEKSLEMIPQRELLPLTGYVHGGCSPIGMKKQFTTFIDSTAEDCETIYFSGGRVGHQIQLPLSDLSKVIRIRPADITKDS
- a CDS encoding ABC transporter ATP-binding protein, which gives rise to MSNALLKLEDLQVTFTTYSGEVTAVDNVSLQLNKGEVLGIVGESGSGKSVTSESILQLLDEDLTSYDGKILFEGKNLLDMSSKQIQKLRGNEISMIFQDPMSSLNPVMPIGKQIAEVIRLHQKVSKKESQKKVVELLRLTGIPSPEQRAKEYPHEISGGMRQRIMIAMALACEPKLLIADEPTTALDVTIQAQILDLMMDLKDKLNMGVLFITHDLGVVANICTKVAVMYLGQVMEETDVKTLFSKPLHPYTMGLIKSVPHLDGDRTQELSSIPGTVPPLSNVPDGCRFAPRCPFATEKCHKEVPVLEHADETHRVRCWHYEKIQEGEVAYV